The candidate division KSB1 bacterium genome has a window encoding:
- a CDS encoding peptidylprolyl isomerase → MQKIHRFFFLMVALFMAGAFFPPCPVRAQEVLDRIVAVVDDQIILQSELLQYTYSVAMQFGIDPRQQPEKFRELQSGALESLIAQKVLLIKAREDSVTVEARQVDQVLDERLKAMTEQLGSEQKLEEYFGQPLRKVRRTLRENIEEGLLVRKLQQTKFGEMKMSRREVEEFYQAMKDSLPSVKAAVHLRHILLNVTPGEAAVAAARTKIDSLSKRVRSGEDFGTLARMYSEDPGSAARGGELGFIQRGDFVREFEEAAFALQPGEISGVVRSQFGFHLIQLIERRGEKINARHILIRLATSANDEKETAAFAGRLREDILSGKISFEDAAKKYSSDQTTNDKGGDLGWFEAEQLQVPAFREAAQTLQPGEISPPLKTQYGFHLVRLEERRDPRQLTLDQDWQQIHELAMNAKGEKIFQNWVNALKKQMYIRVAGGQ, encoded by the coding sequence ATGCAAAAGATTCATCGGTTTTTCTTTTTGATGGTGGCGCTGTTCATGGCCGGCGCTTTTTTCCCGCCATGCCCGGTTCGGGCGCAGGAAGTGTTGGATCGAATCGTTGCCGTCGTCGACGATCAAATCATTTTGCAGTCGGAATTGCTGCAATACACCTATTCAGTGGCCATGCAGTTCGGCATCGACCCGCGCCAGCAGCCGGAGAAATTCAGAGAATTGCAAAGTGGCGCGCTGGAGAGCTTGATCGCGCAAAAGGTTTTGCTCATCAAGGCCAGAGAAGACAGCGTGACGGTCGAGGCGCGACAGGTTGATCAGGTTTTGGATGAACGCTTGAAGGCCATGACGGAGCAGTTGGGCTCGGAGCAAAAGCTGGAGGAGTATTTCGGCCAGCCGCTGCGCAAAGTCCGCCGGACACTGCGGGAAAACATCGAAGAGGGTTTGCTGGTGCGGAAGCTCCAGCAAACCAAGTTCGGCGAAATGAAAATGTCGCGCCGCGAGGTGGAAGAGTTTTATCAGGCCATGAAAGACAGCCTGCCAAGCGTTAAAGCCGCAGTGCATCTGCGGCATATTTTGTTGAACGTCACCCCGGGCGAGGCCGCGGTTGCGGCGGCGCGAACCAAGATCGACTCCCTTTCAAAGCGCGTGCGCAGCGGCGAGGATTTTGGCACGCTGGCGCGAATGTATTCCGAAGATCCCGGTTCGGCGGCTAGGGGCGGCGAGCTGGGCTTCATCCAGCGCGGCGACTTCGTGCGCGAGTTCGAAGAAGCCGCGTTTGCCTTGCAGCCGGGCGAGATTTCCGGCGTGGTGCGCAGCCAGTTCGGCTTTCACCTTATTCAACTCATCGAGCGCCGCGGCGAAAAAATCAATGCCCGGCATATTTTGATTCGCCTGGCGACCTCGGCGAACGATGAAAAAGAAACCGCCGCGTTCGCCGGCCGCTTGCGTGAAGATATTCTCAGTGGCAAAATCAGCTTCGAGGACGCTGCAAAAAAATATTCCTCGGATCAAACCACCAACGACAAAGGCGGTGACCTCGGCTGGTTTGAAGCGGAGCAACTGCAAGTGCCGGCCTTTCGCGAAGCCGCCCAAACCCTGCAACCGGGCGAAATCTCGCCACCGCTGAAAACACAATACGGCTTTCACCTCGTCCGCCTCGAGGAACGCCGCGACCCGCGCCAGCTTACCCTCGACCAGGACTGGCAGCAAATTCACGAGCTGGCCATGAACGCCAAGGGCGAAAAAATTTTTCAGAATTGGGTGAATGCTTTGAAGAAACAAATGTATATTCGCGTGGCGGGAGGGCAGTGA